The following are from one region of the Aspergillus luchuensis IFO 4308 DNA, chromosome 4, nearly complete sequence genome:
- a CDS encoding uncharacterized protein (TransMembrane:3 (o22-48i69-93o162-187i)), whose translation MNTTTTTTTTQPSASTLPQPDIYTAISLLSISTFTCLLLISNTLLLYFSLPLITIHQKPAYYHLKTQRILLCGIIATILLFQLPHVIVAPAAATLYKNGHWSHAVTILERISVTAYCGREILLLGCYAWGVVRYLRPVIHDHYQQYYYQYQPHTGHGKGTQLLYTLLMAGCVSLILNIANIVAVYVVHTAAAMAFFPLVVSTKVLVEGVAVGRLVGFVDTPLQYYQQNSSIYSVTGCGSQSRRGSAQPLIMQRGSVAMMSGGLGSSVGIGEGKDGGSGGSGSEGEGSPGGTWGREKEQWWYRSRMGSVDTVVSVAEPPVAHSAEHLVQEVVVDLEGGAGVGVSRRTSVV comes from the exons atgaacaccaccaccaccaccaccacaacacaaccctccgcctccaccctcccccaacccgaCATCTACACAGCAAtatccctcctctccatctccaccttcACCTGTCTCCTCCT catatccaacaccctcctgctctacttctccctccccctaaTAACAATCCACCAAAAACCCGCCTACTACCACCTGAAAACCCAACGGATCCTCCTCTGTGGCATAATcgccaccatcctcctcttccaactCCCCCACGTTATCGTCGCCCCCGCAGCAGCCACCCTATACAAGAACGGCCACTGGTCGCACGCCGTCACAATCCTCGAGCGCATCTCAGTGACAGCGTACTGCGGGAGGGAGATACTTCTCCTGGGGTGTTATGCGTGGGGTGTGGTGAGGTATCTTCGGCCAGTTATACACGACCATTACcagcagtactactaccagtATCAACCCCATACGGGACATGGGAAGGGGACACAGCTCCTCTACACCCTCCTAATGGCCGGCTGCGTCTCGCTCATCCTCAACATAGCCAACATCGTGGCCGTGTATGTGGTTCACACCGCCGCGGCGATggctttcttccccttggtGGTTAGTACGAAGGTGCTGGTTGAGGGGGTTGCGGTGGGGAGGCTTGTGGGTTTTGTTGATACTCCTCTTCAATACTATCAGcagaatagtagtatatattcgGTTACTGGGTGTGGGAGTCAGTCGAGGAGGGGGAGTGCGCAGCCGCTTATTATGCAGAGGGGGTCTGTGGCGATGATGTCgggggggttggggagtAGCGTTGGGATTGGTGAGGGTAaggatggtggtagtgggggtagtggtagtgaaggggaaggaagtcCCGGGGGTActtgggggagggaaaaggagcaGTGGTGGTATAGGAGCAGGATGGGATCTGTTGATACGGTGGTGTCTGTGGCGGAGCCGCCGGTGGCTCATTCGGCGGAGCATTTGGTgcaggaggtggtggtggatttagagggtggtgctggtgttggcgTTAGTCGGCGGACGTCGGTTGTATAA
- a CDS encoding uncharacterized protein (COG:S;~EggNog:ENOG410PTZ3;~SECRETED:SignalP(1-18)), with translation MKSISAVLIALLATSVSAGPIIPAVTIALANDQTGAQGSAAVPADGSVQSISALYGNTGVGSGGVVKASSAQLTNFQANTNCVITNYGSVLATLNSRNTYVDLDGNPSAAQPVDLSAATVKCTV, from the coding sequence ATGAAGTCGATCAGTGCCGTCCTCATTGCCCTCCTGGCTACCTCCGTCTCTGCGGGCCCTATCATCCCCGCTGTGACCATCGCCCTGGCCAACGACCAGACTGGTGCACAGGGCAGCGCCGCCGTCCCTGCCGACGGCAGTGTGCAGAGCATCTCGGCTCTGTACGGAAACACCGGAGTCGGCTCTGGTGGTGTGGTCAAGGCCTCGTCGGCGCAATTGACCAACTTCCAGGCGAACACCAACTGCGTGATCACGAACTACGGATCGGTTCTGGCTACCCTGAACTCCCGGAACACCTATGTGGACCTGGATGGAAACCCGAGTGCGGCGCAGCCAGTGGACCTGAGTGCTGCCACTGTCAAGTGCACTGTCTAA
- a CDS encoding uncharacterized protein (COG:S;~EggNog:ENOG410PK1Q;~InterPro:IPR019273,IPR040115;~PFAM:PF10058;~TransMembrane:2 (i47-69o75-95i);~go_process: GO:0071786 - endoplasmic reticulum tubular network organization [Evidence IEA]): protein MVSLWPFRAEDTSPASFEKALAALSTKITRATTRLDLHRQHARRFKALWTLYTTFAYLLYSIIIALVLGWQNWGITEYGAIIGGPILIYLIRTISTRYYDYRISKTQAYLDDLHKQREKTIEDLKTATRWNSTQQLLEKYGGESPKPARSNSVKSGDAKRNKSEGAKRRQPSQQQQQQQVQRTGIPPPPTANIRRPAPQQFPPSPQPPATPPVAFQHHQQSPQNFPGQQPPQQQRSPSMNVGLEEPGFAPNAFSSTPPQYVEQSHWYDRLLDVLLGEDETQPKNRFALICSTCRIVNGQAPPGIKTLEELGRWRCGNCGAWNGEESEAKKVLAGIRKEQQQSSNISSGSVDGTETRSSAGGDVTDDGVMVAATGSEDDQLESHSEGAETSEEQAEQSAESEDEVEEEPEPQPSKRVTRSRAKGGRRKG from the exons ATGGTGTCCCTGTGGCCCTTCAGG GCCGAGGACACCTCTCCAGCATCCTTTGAAAAAGCTCTTGCTGCCCTCTCCACCAAGATCACCCGAGCCACCACTCGTCTCGacctccaccgccaacaTGCCCGCCGCTTCAAAGCTCTCTGGACTCTCTACACCACCTTCGCCTACCTCCTCTATTCAATTATCATTGCTCTAGTCCTCGGGTGGCAGAATTGGGGGATCACAGAATACGGCGCGATCATCGGTGGCCCAATCCT GATCTACCTCATCcgcaccatctccacccgcTACTATGACTACCGCATCTCCAAAACCCAGGCCTATCTCGACGATCTCCACAAACAGCGCGAGAAAACCATCGAGGACCTAAAGACCGCCACGCGCTGGAACTCCACCCAACAGCTCCTCGAGAAATACGGCGGGGAATCGCCCAAACCCGCGCGCTCGAACTCGGTCAAGTCTGGCGACGCGAAGCGCAACAAGTCCGAGGGAGCGAAGCGCAGGCAACcatctcagcagcagcagcagcagcaggtccaGCGCACGGGTATCCCCCCGCCCCCGACAGCGAATATCCGACGACCAGCACCGCAGCAattccctccttctccccagccGCCTGCCACCCCGCCAGTCGCAttccagcaccaccagcagtcTCCGCAAAATTTCCCAggccaacaaccaccacagcagcagaggTCGCCAAGCATGAACGTAGGCCTCGAAGAGCCTGGGTTCGCTCCAAACGCTTTCTCCAGTACGCCCCCACAATATGTGGAGCAGTCTCACTGGTACGACCGCCTGCTGGACGTATTGCTGGGCGAAGATGAAACCCAGCCCAAGAACCGGTTCGCGTTGATCTGCTCCACCTGTCGGATAGTCAACGGCCAGGCGCCCCCAGGCATCAAGACACTTGAAGAACTAGGTCGCTGGAGATGCGGCAACTGTGGCGCATGGAACGGTGAGGAAAgcgaggcgaagaaggtccTGGCGGGCATCCGCaaggaacagcagcagtcgTCCAATATCTCCAGTGGCAGTGTTGATGGCACAGAGACCCGCTCGTCCGCGGGAGGAGATGTAACGGATGACGGCGTCATGGTGGCTGCTACTGGTAGCGAGGATGATCAGCTCGAGTCGCACAGCGAGGGAGCTGAGACGTCGGAGGAACAGGCAGAGCAGTCGGCGGagagtgaggatgaggtagaGGAAGAGCCTGAACCACAACCCAGTAAGAGGGTTACGCGATCTCGGGCTAagggtggaagaaggaagggttGA
- the DCL21 gene encoding putative RNA helicase/RNAse III (COG:L;~EggNog:ENOG410Q18B;~InterPro:IPR027417,IPR038248,IPR005034,IPR036389, IPR000999,IPR001650,IPR014001,IPR011545;~PFAM:PF03368,PF00270,PF00271,PF00636,PF04851, PF14622;~go_function: GO:0003676 - nucleic acid binding [Evidence IEA];~go_function: GO:0004525 - ribonuclease III activity [Evidence IEA];~go_function: GO:0005524 - ATP binding [Evidence IEA];~go_function: GO:0016891 - endoribonuclease activity, producing 5'-phosphomonoesters [Evidence IEA];~go_process: GO:0006396 - RNA processing [Evidence IEA]), with product MTAAATLLPAGEDAPAYRPRSYQVEMFEASLKENIIVTMGTGSGKTHIALLRIMKELESNPHKLIWFLTPTVALCLQQFKFISDNIPAVRARTLTSLDKVELWTEQPIWDAILKEMQVVVSTHAVLADAMSHGFVKITQLGLIIFDEAHHCMRRHPANKIMEDFYHPALERHGAEAVPKILGLTASPVVRSNKQELLKVESNLDAVCKTPRIHRSELMTHTHRPHLQQILFTPVLLDDLQAGSRTLKALVNAWTSMRLEDDPYIKKLRKSPLDGRALQKVLESGKTYCNDQLKRFTTRSLHIFEELGEWAADYFIYASVEQLKTRADNSVDSMGWTDEEKAYLLDIVSKLPTPSIDLTPSDPDRIPISPKFRSLLEFLDTKGEPNFSGLIFAKQRATVSVMEKLLSIHPVTKHRFRCASFVGWSGGGSKDVLGELLDARMQRDTLSEFRTGQKNLIIATDVLEEGIDISACSVVVCYDKPPNLKSFVQRRGRARHRQSTYAIMFSTDDESSALSKWEDLEQAMIEAYEDDERRLRDAWALEAINEEVVERLEVPSTGAVLTADTAVAHLNHFCAVLPRQPYASNEPEFSFEKDDADLLRGTVTLPSCVHPGVRRTQGQRWWQTERAARKEAAFQAYKRLYEFGLLSDHLLPFKRNLELKETDHTNLPALVEVSEQYDPWVDWACSWSSPDVHQTQIAIKNNGDSHMFIRLTSPTSLPPVESMTLFWDSETTYTLAFNKPKRMKGIAADSIENMRLATALYLQAASSRQLRPEQDFVTLFGPDLPDPELAEWLRKHAGDEPALEVYSRKDFPKIMGIVRDRLRYNEPMVFKRWVVSGQDDTPIVELECDAVPKRRNLLHRQTLAAKQLDTETPDNSSKIRLILAENCTIDKLPYAETIFGRFISVILDRLEATLVATRLCETILRDLEFSSIRHVITAITAPSAQSLTNYQRYEFFGDSVLKFTVSCQLFFQHPNWHEGYLSQGRDEIVQNSRLARAALDAGLDAFIMNKMFTPRKWTAPLISEKISLTPKQRTMSTKVLADVVEALIGASYIDGGFAAAHACIHRFLPEVNLEHIDRTTTTAPSTPEGTTKHTLNDDHLMTHIGYTFTHKSLLVESLTHPSCQFDTTTQSYQRLEFLGDAVLDMAIMSTLLSHPHEIPQGQMTKIKHAVVNANLLAFFCMEFALVEKRSTVQITPSGTASLNPSSTDHKLELWRFMRYQGAHLQTARDAALARHASLRKSIIHGLQHSPSYPWKYLSQLNADKFFSDIIESILGAIFIDSHGNLAECERFLERLGLLWYLRRILKDGVDVMHPRNIAQQMAKGEIRFEVVRVVVNGDTAGAGAGGEDDGATYRCTVTMTGVEGVAVLVEGCLTSEEAEITAAERAVEILVGRGCSL from the exons TCCGACAATATCCCTGCTGTCCGGGCCCGGACACTCACCAGTCTAGACAAGGTCGAGCTCTGGACTGAGCAACCAATCTGGGATGCGATCTTGAAGGAGAtgcaggtggtggtgtccACGCATGCGGTTCTTGCCGATGCGATGAGCCATGGGTTCGTCAAGATCACCCAGCTGGGTCTGATAATTTTCGATGAAG CCCATCATTGCATGCGACGCCACCCTGCAAATAAAATCATGGAGGACTTTTATCACCCTGCGCTGGAAAGGCATGGTGCGGAAGCTGTGCCTAAGATTCTCGGCCTCACGGCTAGTCCCGTGGTGAGATCAAATAAACAGGAGCTACT GAAGGTTGAGTCAAATCTTGATGCCGTGTGCAAGACACCACGGATTCATCGGTCAGAGCTGATGACGCATACCCATCGGCCACATTTGCAGCAGATATTGTTCACCCCGGTGCTGCTCGATGACCTACAGGCTGGAAGCAGGACTTTGAAAGCTCTTGTGAACGCCTGGACGTCTATGAGACTCGAGGATGATCCGTACATTAAGAAGTTGAGAAAGAGCCCTCTTGACGGAAGGGCGTTACAGAAAGTCCTTGAGTCCGGGAAGACTTACTGTAACGATCAGCTGAAGAGATTTACAACTAGAAGCCTGCACATTTTCGAAGAGCTTGGTGAATGGGCTGCCGACTACTTCATATACGCTTCTGTCGAGCAGCTCAAAACGAGAGCCGATAATTCGGTGGATAGCATGGGCTGGACCGACGAAGAGAAGGCATATCTATTAGATATCGTCTCGAAGCTACCCACCCCGAGTATCGATCTCACTCCTTCCGACCCGGATAGAATACCTATTTCACCCAAGTTCCGATCCCTGCTGGAATTCTTGGATACAAAGGGCGAGCCTAACTTCTCTGGCCTGATATTTGCTAAGCAGAGGGCTACAGTGAGCGTAATGGAAAAGCTACTGTCTATTCATCCTGTGACGAAACATCGTTTTCGATGCGCCTCCTTCGTCGGCTGGTCCGGCGGAGGTAGCAAAGACGTTCTGGGTGAGCTCCTTGACGCCCGTATGCAGCGCGATACGCTGAGCGAGTTCCGGACCGGTCAGAAGAACTTGATTATTGCGACGGAtgtgctggaggagggcaTTGACATTAGCGCCTGCAGCGTGGTAGTCTGCTATGATAAGCCACCGAACTTGAAGTCGTTCGTACAGAGACGAGGTCGTGCGCGGCACCGGCAATCCACTTATGCCATTATGTTCTCTACAGATGATGAATCTTCTGCACTGAGCAAGTGGGAGGATCTGGAACAGGCCATGATTGAAGCgtacgaggatgacgaaagGCGACTGCGCGATGCTTGGGCCCTGGAGGCTATCAACGAAGAAGTGGTGGAAAGGCTTGAGGTGCCATCTACTGG TGCTGTCTTGACGGCAGACACCGCTGTTGCACACCTCAACCATTTCTGCGCAGTCCTGCCGCGCCAACCGTATGCGAGCAACGAGCCTGAATTTTCATTCGAGAAAGATGATGCAGATCTATTGAGAGGTACTGTCACATTGCCGTCCTGCGTCCATCCCGGAGTCCGCCGTACTCAGGGCCAGCGATGGTGGCAGACCGAGCGAGCAGCTCGGAAAGAAGCAGCCTTTCAAGCCTATAAACGTCTCTACGAGTTTGGTCTTCTGAGCGATCATCTACTTCCATTCAAGAGGAATTTAGAGCTCAAAGAGACCGACCATACTAACCTACCGGCCCTTGTGGAAGTATCGGAACAGTACGATCCATGGGTCGACTGGGCTTGTTCCTGGTCATCCCCTGATGTCCACCAAACGCAAATTGCTATAAAGAACAACGGGGACTCTCACATGTTTATCAGATTGACCAGCCCAACGAGCCTACCTCCAGTTGAATCGATGACCTTATTCTGGGACAGCGAGACAACCTATACGTTAGCGTTCAACAAACCGAAGCGAATGAAAGGGATCGCCGCTGACAGCATTGAAAATATGAGACTGGCAACAGCACTATATCTCCAGGCTGCAAGCTCTAGACAACTGAGACCCGAACAAGACTTTGTGACTCTGTTTGGGCCCGACCTTCCCGACCCTGAGTTAGCAGAATGGCTCAGGAAGCACGCCGGAGACGAGCCTGCTCTAGAGGTCTACTCTCGCAAGGACTTTCCTAAGATAATGGGCATTGTGCGGGACCGCTTACGCTACAATGAGCCTATGGTATTCAAACGGTGGGTTGTATCTGGACAGGATGACACACCCATAGTCGAGCTCGAATGTGACGCCGTCCCAAAGCGACGAAACCTTTTGCATCGGCAAACATTAGCTGCTAAGCAACTTGATACTGAAACCCCTGATAACTCCTCAAAGATCCGTCTTATTCTTGCGGAAAACTGCACCATAGACAAACTTCCCTATGCCGAAACCATCTTCGGCCGCTTCATATCAGTTATACTGGATAGACTAGAAGCCACATTGGTTGCGACTAGACTATGCGAGACCATTCTCCGCGATCTTGAATTCTCCAGCATTCGTCATGTCATCACGGCCATTACCGCGCCCAGCGCGCAATCACTCACCAACTACCAGCGATACGAGTTCTTCGGCGACTCAGTCCTCAAATTTACCGTCTCATGCCaactcttcttccagcaccCCAACTGGCACGAAGGCTATCTCTCCCAAGGACGAGACGAGATCGTCCAAAACTCCCGTCTCGCCCGAGCCGCTCTCGACGCCGGCCTCGACGCCTTCATCATGAACAAGATGTTCACACCCCGCAAATGGACCGCCCCCCTCATCTCCGAAAAGATCAGCCTCACCCCCAAGCAACGAACAATGTCCACCAAAGTCCTCGCCGACGTAGTCGAAGCCCTAATCGGAGCTTCCTACATCGACGGCGGCTTCGCCGCCGCCCACGCCTGCATCCACCGCTTCCTCCCCGAAGTGAACCTCGAGCACATCGaccgcaccaccaccacagccccCTCAACCCCAGAAGGCACCACCAAACACACCCTGAACGACGACCACCTAATGACGCACATCGGCTACACCTTCACTCACAAAtccctcctcgtcgaatccctcacccacccatccTGCCAAttcgacaccaccacccaatccTACCAACGGCTCGAATTCCTCGGCGACGCCGTCCTCGACATGGCCATCATGTcgaccctcctctcccacccgCACGAAATCCCACAGGGCCAAATGACCAAGATAAAGCACGCGGTCGTGAACGCcaacctcctcgccttcttctgcatggAATTCGCCCTCGTCGAGAAACGCTCCACCGTACAAATCACCCCCTCAGGAACCgcctccctcaacccctcctccacagacCACAAACTCGAACTCTGGCGCTTCATGCGCTACCAAGGCGCCCATCTCCAAACAGCCCGAGACGCAGCCCTAGCCCGCCACGCCTCGCTCCgcaaatccatcatccacggCCTGCAACACTCCCCTTCCTACCCCTGGAAATACCTCTCCCAGCTCAACGCGGATAAATTCTTCTCCGATATCATTGAGAGTATTCTGGGCGCTATCTTTATTGATTCGCATGGGAATCTGGCCGAGTGTGAGAGGTTTCTGGAACGCTTGGGGCTGTTGTGGTATTTGAGAAGGATTTTGAAGGATGGGGTCGATGTTATGCATCCGAGGAATATTGCGCAGCAGATGGCCAAGGGGGAGATTAGATttgaggtggtgagggtggtggtgaatggGGAtactgctggtgctggtgctggtggagaggatgatggggcGACGTATCGGTGTACGGTGACGATGACGGGCGTGGAGGGAGTAGCTGTTCTTGTGGAGGGGTGTTTGACTAgtgaggaggcggagattacggcggcggagagggcTGTGGAGATTCttgtggggaggggatgtaGTTTGTGA